A DNA window from Malus domestica chromosome 12, GDT2T_hap1 contains the following coding sequences:
- the LOC114820092 gene encoding ricin B-like lectin EULS3: MEFPNQRNHHHRHHDQRDDEERQSYPPPGTTLSPFDQPPPPPRPYHYGEDQPPPPPKPYYYRDDQPPPPPRPYYYGEDQHPPPPPSCYREDQPPPNSYYEADRPPPIRVSHVSHSSHGYAPPSPPSQSQGLLHHQPPAPPVQNYDYPSSQATPSPRPVTVHHVAHQVHHESPAPQFGTETHHTSHLPSSSPHNSYLSNKPTFRIFSKADPNLSLSIREGKVILARYQPTDDFQRWYKDEKYSTQVKDEERFPSFALINKATGHALKHSIGATQPVQLRPYNPDVLDESMLWTESADLGDGFRTVRMVNNIHLNVDAFHGDKKSGGVHDGTTIVLWNKNKGDNQRWKIVPH; the protein is encoded by the exons ATGGAATTCCCAAATCAAAGAAACCACCATCACCGTCATCATGATCAGAGGGACGATGAAGAAAGACAGAGTTACCCGCCACCGGGAACTACGCTGTCTCCCTTTGATCAACCTCCACCTCCTCCAAGACCTTACCACTATGGAGAGGATCAACCTCCACCTCCTCCAAAACCTTACTACTATCGAGACGATCAACCTCCACCTCCTCCAAGGCCTTACTACTATGGAGAGGATCAgcatccaccaccaccaccttcctGCTACAGAGAAGATCAACCACCACCGAATTCATACTACGAAGCAGATAGACCACCACCGATCCGTGTGAGCCATGTGTCCCACTCTTCCCATGGTTATGCACCTCCAAGTCCACCCTCCCAATCCCAAGGGCTTCTCCACCACCAACCACCAGCGCCACCAGTACAGAATTACGACTACCCATCGTCACAAGCTACTCCAAGCCCACGGCCTGTTACCGTGCACCATGTTGCTCATCAAGTTCACCATGAATCCCCTGCTCCTCAGTTTGGAACTGAAACCCATCACACCTCTCACTTGCCCTCTTCCTCTCCCCACAACTCTTACCTCTCGAACAAGCCCACTTTCAGAATCTTCTCAAAGGCCGACCCCAATTTATCTCTCAGCATCAGAGAGGGCAAGGTCATTCTTGCCCGATACCAACCAACCGATGACTTCCAG CGGTGGTATAAAGACGAGAAGTACAGCACACAAGTGAAGGACGAAGAGcgcttcccttcctttgctctCATCAACAAAGCCACTGGCCACGCCCTCAAGCATTCCATCGGAGCCACTCAGCCT GTGCAGCTGAGACCTTATAATCCAGATGTTCTTGATGAGTCTATGCTGTGGACTGAGAGTGCGGACTTAGGTGACGGTTTCAGAACTGTTAGGATGGTTAATAACATTCACCTTAATGTGGATGCTTTTCATGGTGACAAGAAATCTGGGGGTGTTCATGATGGCACTACCATAGTCCTGTGGAATAAAAATAAAGGAGATAACCAGAGATGGAAGATTGTACCTCACT GA